The proteins below are encoded in one region of Juglans microcarpa x Juglans regia isolate MS1-56 chromosome 4D, Jm3101_v1.0, whole genome shotgun sequence:
- the LOC121261640 gene encoding auxin-induced protein 6B-like, giving the protein MSAGLGKCSKIRHIVRLRQMLRRWRSKARMSANRIPSDVPSGHVAVCVGTSCRRFVVRATYLNHPVFKKLLVQAEEEYGFNNQGPLAIPCEESLFEEVLRYISRPESSNSARFLNLEDFQSYCHVGIRSKLDFWAESRPLLHGLTEKSIW; this is encoded by the coding sequence ATGTCAGCCGGACTCGGAAAATGCAGCAAGATCCGCCACATTGTGAGGCTCCGCCAAATGCTGCGAAGGTGGCGCAGCAAGGCCCGCATGTCAGCCAATCGCATTCCGTCCGACGTACCCTCCGGACACGTGGCGGTCTGCGTGGGCACCAGTTGCAGGAGATTCGTGGTGCGCGCTACGTACCTGAACCACCCCGTCTTCAAGAAGCTCCTGGTGCAAGCCGAAGAAGAGTACGGGTTCAATAACCAGGGTCCGCTGGCGATCCCGTGCGAGGAGTCACTCTTCGAGGAGGTGCTCCGGTACATCTCCCGTCCGGAATCCAGTAATTCGGCCCGGTTCTTGAACCTGGAGGACTTCCAGAGCTATTGCCATGTCGGCATCAGGAGCAAACTTGATTTCTGGGCCGAATCGCGACCGTTGCTTCATGGACTTACCGAGAAAAGCATCTGGTGA